From the genome of Streptomyces sp. NBC_01341, one region includes:
- the coaE gene encoding dephospho-CoA kinase: protein MLKVGLTGGIGAGKSEVSRLLAHLGAVVIDADRIAREVVEPGTPGLTAVVEAFGPDILKPDGSLDRPALGSIVFSDPGRLATLNGIVHPLIGARSAELERAAAAGAVVVHDVPLLTENGLAPLYDLVVVVDASPETQLHRLVTLRSMTESDARARMTAQATRDQRLAVADLVVDNDGPLDELEPQVRRLWSELTAKAAAT, encoded by the coding sequence ATGCTGAAAGTGGGCCTGACCGGCGGGATCGGCGCCGGCAAGAGCGAAGTGTCGCGGCTGCTCGCACATCTGGGAGCCGTGGTGATCGACGCCGACCGGATCGCGCGCGAGGTCGTCGAACCCGGCACCCCGGGGCTCACGGCCGTCGTCGAGGCCTTCGGGCCGGACATCCTCAAGCCCGACGGCTCCCTCGACCGTCCCGCGCTCGGCTCGATCGTGTTCTCCGATCCCGGTCGCCTGGCTACGCTCAACGGCATCGTGCACCCGCTGATCGGGGCCCGGTCGGCCGAGCTGGAACGGGCCGCCGCGGCGGGCGCCGTCGTCGTCCACGACGTACCGCTGCTCACGGAGAACGGCCTGGCCCCGCTCTACGACCTCGTCGTGGTCGTGGACGCCAGCCCCGAGACGCAGCTCCACCGGCTCGTCACGCTTCGCAGCATGACGGAGTCCGACGCCCGGGCGAGGATGACCGCGCAGGCCACTCGCGACCAGCGGCTGGCCGTCGCCGATCTCGTCGTCGACAACGACGGTCCGCTCGACGAGCTGGAACCCCAGGTGCGCAGGCTGTGGTCGGAGCTCACCGCGAAGGCCGCCGCCACCTGA